From the Conger conger chromosome 14, fConCon1.1, whole genome shotgun sequence genome, one window contains:
- the LOC133109485 gene encoding uncharacterized protein LOC133109485 has product MCIENLNELNICTPVSSSMMQTGVILRQDTETTLPELTEQHRIRLKKEELGGLVHMAESETCAAAGLNTLEPVCVTLHGGVSDVHHTHTSLIKTETDLGFTHPGDLIKKETLDSTELGYVTHVCNLHPDQIKTETGDGGYLKAEHISDLKNMKCVHLKSDKMKCESSESSVSDLMNAMMNGAAGDRKAKTEPSQCAGEPNPNCKKEEMHDPLTQCGDLNHHCHINGENSQTRILQKGGNGSNKCINFQGTNERTESNPRLWNFCQKEAINKKSLQKVQKQIRENRTDCGDTYEALGAKASNMPPVLTPYECPN; this is encoded by the exons ATGTGCATTGAAAACCTAAACG AGCTGAACATCTGCacacctgtgagcagcagtatgatgcaGACAGGAGTCAttctgagacaggacactgagacaacactaccagagctcactgaacagcacaggatcagactgaAAAAAGAGGAACTCGGTGGACTGGTCCACATGGCAGAGTCAGAGACGTGTGCTGCAGCAGGACTCAACACTCTGGAGccagtgtgtgttacattacacggaggggtcagtgatgtacaccatacacacacatcactgattAAAACAGAAACTGATCTGGGCTTCACCCACCCTGGGGACCTTATTAAGAAAGAGACACTAGACAGTACAGAGCTGGGATATGTAACCCATGTATGTAatctgcatcctgaccaaatcaaaaccGAGACTGGTGATGGAGGATACCTTAAGGCAGAACACATCAGTGACTTGAAGAAtatgaaatgtgttcatttgaaatctgataaaatgaaGTGTGAATCCAGTGAAAGTTCAGTGAGTGATCTCATGAATGCTATGATGAATGGAGCTGCAGGTGATCGCAAAGCCAAGACAGAACCATCGCAATGTGCAGGAGAGCCAAATCCAAACTGTAAGAAGGAAGAAATGCATGATCCGCTGACCCAGTGTGGAGACTTAAATCACCACTGTCACATAAACGGTGAGAATAGTCAGACCAGAATTCTGCAGAAAGGTGGAAATGGCAGCAACAAGTGTATTAATTTCCAGGGAACAAACGAGAGAACTGAATCCAATCCAAGACTTTGGAATTTCTGTCAGAAGGAAGCAATTAATAAAA AAAGCCTCCAAAAGGTTCAGAAACAGATAAGGGAGAACCGGACTGACTGTGGTGACACGTATGAGGCATTGGGGGCCAAAGCGAGCAATATGCCCCCTGTCCTCACTCCTTATGAATGTCCAAACTGA
- the LOC133109486 gene encoding gastrula zinc finger protein XlCGF62.1-like, whose protein sequence is MEPIQAHIGRKCFTFRSALNRHQKIHTGKKPYTCSQCRKCFSRKDALYIHQMTHTGEKPFKCTLCGKCFCVKTSFNIHQRIHTGEKPYNCILCGKYFSKKAHLNIHQRIHTGEKPYTCTLCGKCFSTKSCLNIHQITHTGEKPYNCILCGKYFCTKAYLNIHQRIHTGEKPYTCTLCGKCFSTKSHLNIHQITH, encoded by the exons ATGGAGCCTATCCAagcacacattgggcgaaag tgttttacTTTCAGATCTGCTTTAAATAGACATCAGAAAATTCATACAGGTAAAAAGCCCTACACATGTTCTCAGTGTCGGAAATGCTTTTCCAGAAAAGATGCTTTATATATCCACCAGAtgactcatacaggtgagaagcccttcAAGTGTACTCTCTGTGGAAAGTGCTTTTGCGTAAAAA CTTCTTTTAATatccaccagagaattcatacaggtgagaagccctacaATTGTATTCTTTGTGGAAAGTACTTTTCCAAAAAAGCTcatttaaatatccaccagagaattcatacaggtgagaagccctatACTTGTACTCTGTGCGGAAAGTGCTTTTCCACGAAAAGTTGTTTAAATATCCACCAGAtaactcatacaggtgagaagccctacaATTGTATTCTTTGTGGAAAGTACTTTTGCACAAAAGCttatttaaatatccaccagagaattcatacaggtgagaagccctatACTTGTACTCTGTGCGGAAAGTGCTTTTCCACGAAAAGTcatttaaatatccaccagaTAACTCATTGA